A window of Gemmatimonadota bacterium contains these coding sequences:
- a CDS encoding AAA family ATPase → MRVPRDAAVLLNGEVGAALPQDGALLKLTLRGGDPQVAAGVLNAVATRFVDVAALLKREKLTAVTEVFREQLASARSELSNAEIALESYKVNTITLPSDRGATQVAAGLQATQDPVRDAYFKLKIDRDALARDRDAILRALSNTGDSSASFAITLGTIASVREADELTTTLELLTAKRAEARQLRLVFAPTHQDVRRVEREVEEIQQRTIPQQARALAANLDTRIGDFDQRITASSREMQQIPTRSTEEARRSREVEVANLIYKELQSAYEQAQLAELSAAPDIRVLDLAVPPTRPVRDQMILILAGGLFGGLALGIAIALLLDRIDKRLRYPEQVTNDLGLQILGALPLVGQRKDGTPDPESAAQLVESLRAVRTSLVYSHGTAGPFITTITSPGSGDGKSFTSLNLAMSFAASGRRTLLIDGDARRGALHRSLGVSRKPGLLDFLGGEVTRDQIVHHIAERNIDFIPCGTRKSSAPELLATVAMSQFVMSLRTEYGAIIIDSPPLGAGVDPLILSSLSGSLVLVLRTGVTDRELASARLDDLSRLPIRVLGAVLNDVQAGGLYRHYSYLPGYRSEDEDAGDVEVALTPRILPGKR, encoded by the coding sequence GTGCGCGTACCGCGTGACGCGGCGGTCTTGCTGAATGGCGAGGTCGGCGCGGCGCTCCCCCAGGACGGTGCATTGCTCAAGCTCACCCTTCGCGGGGGAGACCCGCAGGTGGCAGCGGGAGTTCTCAACGCCGTAGCGACGCGGTTCGTCGACGTGGCCGCGTTGCTGAAGCGGGAGAAGCTCACCGCGGTCACCGAGGTGTTCCGCGAGCAGCTGGCGAGCGCCCGGTCCGAGCTCAGCAACGCGGAGATCGCCCTCGAGAGCTACAAGGTCAACACCATCACGCTCCCGAGCGATCGCGGAGCGACGCAGGTCGCCGCCGGACTGCAGGCCACGCAGGATCCCGTACGCGATGCGTACTTCAAGCTGAAGATCGACCGTGACGCGTTGGCACGCGATCGCGACGCGATCCTTCGCGCGCTGTCGAATACGGGCGATTCCTCGGCGTCCTTCGCGATCACGCTCGGCACGATCGCGTCCGTCCGCGAGGCGGACGAGTTGACGACCACTCTCGAGTTGCTGACGGCGAAGCGCGCGGAGGCGCGCCAGCTGCGGCTCGTCTTCGCGCCGACGCATCAGGATGTGCGCCGAGTGGAGCGTGAAGTCGAGGAGATTCAGCAGCGGACGATTCCGCAACAGGCCCGGGCGCTCGCGGCCAACCTCGACACGCGGATCGGTGACTTCGATCAGCGCATCACCGCGTCGTCGCGTGAGATGCAGCAGATCCCGACCCGTTCCACCGAAGAGGCGCGGCGGTCCCGTGAGGTCGAGGTCGCCAACCTCATCTACAAGGAGCTGCAGTCCGCCTACGAGCAGGCGCAGCTTGCCGAACTCAGCGCCGCGCCGGACATCCGTGTGCTCGATCTGGCTGTCCCGCCCACGCGGCCCGTGCGCGACCAGATGATCCTGATCCTCGCGGGCGGCCTCTTCGGCGGCCTCGCGCTCGGCATCGCGATCGCGTTGCTGCTCGACCGGATCGACAAGCGGCTCCGCTACCCCGAGCAGGTGACCAACGATCTCGGTCTGCAGATCCTCGGCGCGCTGCCGCTCGTCGGTCAGCGCAAGGACGGCACGCCCGACCCCGAGTCCGCCGCCCAGCTCGTCGAATCCCTGCGCGCCGTCCGGACGTCCCTCGTCTACTCGCATGGCACGGCGGGGCCGTTCATCACGACCATCACCAGCCCCGGCTCGGGCGATGGCAAGTCGTTCACCTCGCTCAATCTCGCGATGAGCTTCGCCGCCTCCGGCCGGCGGACGCTGCTCATCGATGGTGACGCGCGCCGAGGCGCCCTGCATCGCTCGCTCGGCGTCTCGCGCAAGCCGGGGTTGCTCGACTTCCTGGGCGGCGAGGTGACGCGCGACCAGATCGTGCATCACATCGCCGAACGGAACATCGACTTCATCCCCTGCGGCACGCGGAAGTCATCAGCCCCCGAACTGCTCGCCACCGTCGCGATGAGCCAGTTCGTGATGTCGCTGCGCACGGAGTACGGCGCGATCATCATCGACTCGCCGCCGCTCGGTGCCGGCGTGGACCCGCTCATCCTGTCCTCGCTCTCCGGCAGCCTCGTCCTCGTGCTCCGCACCGGCGTCACGGATCGCGAGCTCGCGAGCGCGCGCCTCGATGACCTCTCGCGACTGCCGATCCGCGTGCTCGGGGCCGTCCTCAATGACGTGCAGGCGGGTGGGTTGTACCGGCACTATTCGTATCTGCCGGGCTACCGCTCCGAGGACGAGGATGCGGGTGATGTCGAGGTCGCGCTCACGCCGCGGATCCTGCCCGGCAAGCGCTGA
- a CDS encoding DegT/DnrJ/EryC1/StrS family aminotransferase, with protein MILLPPARQLPVYSPLPASAVVAAVAPGDPRPGLAYDLRDAYDADEALLTASGTVALTLAMLAAAARRPGAPIAIPGYACYDIVTAAVGAGAPVVVYDVDPATLTPDETSLARALAHGAAALVVVHLFGLPVPMGAMREAADRAGALLIEDAAQATGGRWAERPLGAHGDLGVLSFGRGKGETGGGGGALLLRRGTPLPDVVRARVSTSEGGGLGFVARLAAQWALGRPSLYAVPASIPMLRLGETIYKDPPALRGMSAFSARVLMRTRPLAAAEATTRRSHAAELFEVLGGRARDVAVLPMDGGIPGWLRFPLRLAVPDALAERGRLLGWATAYPRPLLALPALAPLVVHRHETPGADLLARTLSTLPTHSLLTAGTRAQLAVWLRDALTTPT; from the coding sequence GTGATTCTGCTTCCCCCGGCGCGCCAGCTGCCGGTCTACTCGCCACTGCCGGCGAGCGCGGTCGTCGCGGCCGTCGCGCCCGGCGATCCGCGCCCAGGCCTCGCCTACGACCTGCGGGACGCCTACGACGCCGACGAGGCCCTGCTGACCGCCAGCGGGACGGTCGCCCTCACGTTGGCGATGCTCGCAGCGGCCGCGCGACGCCCCGGCGCCCCGATCGCCATCCCGGGGTACGCGTGCTACGACATCGTGACCGCTGCCGTCGGTGCAGGGGCGCCGGTCGTGGTCTACGATGTCGATCCGGCGACCCTCACGCCCGACGAGACCTCGCTCGCGCGCGCCCTCGCGCACGGTGCGGCCGCGCTGGTGGTGGTGCACCTGTTCGGCTTGCCGGTGCCGATGGGGGCGATGCGGGAAGCGGCGGACCGCGCGGGGGCGCTCCTCATCGAGGATGCCGCCCAGGCGACCGGCGGCCGCTGGGCCGAGCGACCCCTGGGCGCTCACGGGGATCTCGGGGTCCTCAGCTTCGGGCGCGGGAAGGGAGAGACCGGAGGCGGTGGCGGTGCGCTCCTGCTGCGGCGCGGGACACCGCTGCCAGACGTCGTGCGAGCGCGGGTGAGCACCAGCGAAGGCGGTGGGCTCGGCTTCGTGGCCAGGCTCGCGGCCCAGTGGGCCCTCGGACGGCCGTCGCTCTACGCCGTTCCGGCGTCGATCCCGATGCTGCGGCTCGGTGAGACGATCTACAAGGACCCGCCGGCGCTCCGTGGCATGTCGGCTTTCTCCGCCCGCGTGCTCATGCGCACGCGACCGCTCGCCGCAGCCGAGGCGACGACGCGCCGCTCGCACGCCGCGGAACTCTTCGAGGTGCTTGGCGGACGGGCGAGGGACGTCGCGGTGCTGCCGATGGACGGTGGCATTCCCGGATGGCTGCGCTTCCCGCTCAGGCTGGCCGTCCCGGATGCGCTCGCCGAGCGCGGTCGCTTGCTCGGCTGGGCGACCGCCTACCCGCGGCCGCTCCTCGCGTTGCCGGCCCTCGCGCCGCTCGTCGTCCATCGACACGAGACGCCCGGCGCGGACCTGCTCGCGCGGACGCTTTCGACGCTTCCGACGCACAGCCTGCTCACCGCCGGCACGCGGGCACAGCTCGCCGTGTGGCTCCGCGACGCACTCACGACCCCCACCTGA
- a CDS encoding response regulator — MNDRTSLSRPPLTLIANSQEWHSRSLESILGPHGYAVLRAYTGKQAIERATSARPDLIILDTDLPDRDGFDVCRELRASGIVSPSTPILITSPGHPSRQKRLDALRAGAWDYIGSALDGEELPLRLDAYLRAKQEVDRAREESLLDELTGLYNIRGLARRARELGSAAFRDKEALACVVIMPVFEDGSDLNATGSLDADVMERLAQVMRSTGRTSDAIGTLGPGEFAVVAQGTDPAGAARLGERLSKAASDIFASTSVRVAVGYDAVKNYSEAPMEPTDMLQRASLAMRASRSEATLGARPSIRRFEGPLN; from the coding sequence ATGAACGACCGCACGTCGCTGTCCCGCCCGCCGCTCACGCTGATCGCCAACAGCCAGGAGTGGCATTCGCGGTCGCTGGAGAGCATCCTGGGGCCGCACGGCTACGCGGTCCTGCGAGCCTACACCGGGAAGCAGGCCATCGAGCGCGCCACCAGCGCTCGCCCCGACCTGATCATCCTGGACACCGACCTGCCGGACCGCGACGGCTTCGACGTCTGCCGCGAGCTCCGGGCGAGCGGCATCGTCTCCCCGAGCACGCCGATCCTGATCACGAGCCCTGGGCACCCCAGCCGGCAGAAGCGTCTCGACGCGCTTCGCGCGGGAGCTTGGGACTACATCGGCTCCGCCCTCGACGGCGAGGAACTGCCGCTCCGACTCGACGCCTATCTGCGTGCCAAGCAGGAGGTCGATCGGGCCCGCGAGGAGAGCCTCCTCGACGAGCTCACCGGCCTGTACAACATCCGCGGCCTGGCGCGGCGCGCCCGCGAACTGGGCTCGGCCGCCTTCCGTGACAAGGAAGCCCTCGCCTGCGTGGTGATCATGCCCGTGTTCGAGGACGGGTCCGACCTCAATGCCACCGGCTCGCTGGACGCCGATGTCATGGAGCGCCTCGCGCAGGTGATGCGCTCGACCGGCCGGACCTCTGATGCGATCGGCACCTTGGGTCCGGGCGAGTTCGCCGTCGTGGCGCAGGGGACCGACCCTGCCGGCGCCGCTCGTCTGGGCGAGCGCCTCTCCAAGGCAGCCTCTGATATCTTCGCATCGACGTCGGTTCGCGTCGCCGTCGGATATGACGCCGTGAAGAACTACTCCGAAGCGCCGATGGAGCCGACCGACATGCTCCAGCGCGCTTCGCTCGCGATGCGCGCCTCGCGCTCCGAGGCGACGTTGGGCGCCCGGCCGAGCATCCGCCGCTTCGAAGGCCCCCTCAACTGA
- a CDS encoding sugar transferase, which translates to MTTYGLHTVIPRLKRAPAREIPADHPHRQEGARRALNVVVAAVGLVVAAPVLALIAVAVKLTSPGPIFYRQTRVGLCVRSTQGGNFRRKVDLGGRPFTIYKFRTMKVAKPGEEAQVWASQKDPRITSIGNFLRKTRLDELPQLFNVLTGDMNIVGPRPEQPKIFSELREQIPSYAVRQQVRPGITGQAQITLHYDTCIDDVRKKVAADLEYIESQSLASDLKIMLLTAPVVIFRKGGW; encoded by the coding sequence ATGACCACCTACGGCTTGCACACTGTCATTCCGCGGCTGAAGCGGGCTCCCGCCCGTGAGATCCCGGCCGACCATCCGCATCGGCAGGAAGGGGCGCGTCGCGCCCTCAATGTCGTCGTCGCGGCCGTCGGCCTCGTCGTCGCCGCGCCGGTGTTGGCGCTGATCGCGGTCGCGGTCAAGTTGACGTCGCCGGGACCGATCTTCTATCGCCAGACGCGGGTCGGGCTCTGCGTTCGCTCCACCCAGGGCGGGAACTTCCGCCGCAAGGTCGACCTCGGCGGGCGTCCGTTCACGATCTACAAGTTCCGTACGATGAAGGTGGCGAAGCCGGGCGAGGAGGCGCAGGTCTGGGCCTCGCAGAAGGACCCGCGCATCACCTCGATCGGCAACTTCCTCCGCAAGACGCGCCTCGACGAACTGCCGCAGCTCTTCAACGTGCTCACCGGCGACATGAACATCGTCGGCCCGCGTCCGGAGCAGCCGAAGATCTTCTCCGAGCTCCGCGAGCAGATCCCCAGCTACGCCGTCCGTCAGCAGGTCCGCCCCGGCATCACCGGCCAGGCGCAGATCACGCTGCACTACGACACGTGCATCGACGACGTGCGCAAGAAGGTGGCGGCCGACCTCGAGTACATCGAGAGCCAGTCGCTCGCGTCGGACCTCAAGATCATGCTCCTCACCGCGCCGGTCGTCATTTTCCGGAAGGGTGGCTGGTAG
- a CDS encoding SLBB domain-containing protein gives MKGIFRVGDLIIVRINGGVTVDDTLPVLEGRRLQIPGVRQVELDGVLRAELATKVATEVREIVREATVTVRPLTRIAVFGAVQSPGYFAVPSETTLDQLITLAGGPTDAARPDHIRLMRGETVVLSGDEVARAIASGLTLDGLDTREGDVLELERREQGWTTQNTVQVVMVLVTPLITFFLLR, from the coding sequence GTGAAGGGGATCTTCCGGGTCGGCGATCTCATCATCGTGCGCATCAATGGCGGCGTGACCGTCGATGACACGCTCCCGGTGCTCGAGGGGCGACGACTGCAGATCCCGGGCGTGCGGCAGGTCGAGCTCGACGGCGTCCTCCGCGCTGAGCTGGCGACGAAGGTCGCGACCGAGGTCCGCGAGATCGTTCGAGAGGCGACCGTGACGGTCCGTCCCCTCACGCGGATCGCGGTCTTCGGCGCCGTGCAAAGCCCCGGGTATTTCGCCGTGCCATCCGAGACGACGCTCGACCAGCTGATCACGCTGGCGGGGGGGCCGACCGACGCTGCACGGCCCGACCACATCCGCCTGATGCGCGGCGAGACGGTCGTCCTCTCGGGCGATGAGGTCGCTCGCGCGATCGCGTCGGGGCTCACGCTCGATGGCCTCGACACGCGGGAAGGCGACGTCCTCGAGCTGGAGCGTCGCGAACAAGGCTGGACGACGCAGAACACCGTGCAGGTCGTGATGGTGCTGGTCACCCCGCTCATCACCTTCTTCCTGTTACGCTGA
- a CDS encoding HAMP domain-containing histidine kinase, translating into MTPSRPPRATKSRGVMLGAPVIRPQTLHPLIEKAAAEVLRGWAQALGESFDPEETGVIIDWLAETVDLAAKDIPPQRGEGASALARFLLDRLGSVVLSLLDDDRTIDRAEAVRLMRGVDQVRRAIEPDWDRYFSSQLSGPDGLNLVVEVAHDIRSPLTSIRCLAETLERGQSGPVTDVQRQQLRLIYSASLGLSSLATDVIEIARRGDQLADGDPIPFSVSEVLEGVVQMVRPIAEEKGLSVKFALPSTDQRIGMPIALSRVLLNLVTNALKFTDSGSVEVSTRPTSLTRLEFSVRDTGRGIPEEAQSALFQPFRRSQVRAGRSGFFFSGTGLGLAMCRKLLGVMDSELKFETKAGDGTRFYFELDLPPVTRL; encoded by the coding sequence GTGACCCCGTCCCGCCCACCCCGTGCGACCAAGTCGCGCGGCGTGATGTTGGGCGCGCCGGTCATCCGCCCGCAGACCCTGCACCCCCTCATCGAGAAGGCCGCGGCGGAAGTGCTGCGCGGCTGGGCACAGGCGCTCGGCGAGTCGTTCGATCCCGAGGAGACGGGCGTCATCATCGACTGGCTGGCCGAGACGGTCGACCTCGCGGCGAAGGACATCCCACCGCAGCGGGGAGAGGGGGCCAGTGCGCTCGCGCGTTTCCTCCTCGATCGGCTCGGGTCCGTGGTGCTGAGCCTCCTGGACGACGACCGGACGATAGACCGCGCCGAAGCCGTTCGACTCATGCGCGGCGTCGACCAGGTCCGGCGCGCGATCGAGCCGGATTGGGACCGCTACTTCTCCTCCCAGCTCTCGGGACCGGACGGCCTGAACCTGGTCGTCGAGGTCGCGCACGACATCCGCTCCCCGCTGACGTCCATCCGCTGCCTCGCCGAGACGCTCGAGCGTGGACAGTCGGGTCCGGTGACCGACGTCCAGCGGCAACAGCTGCGGCTCATCTATAGCGCGTCCCTCGGGCTCAGCTCGCTCGCGACCGACGTCATCGAGATCGCCCGCCGGGGCGACCAGCTGGCCGACGGCGACCCGATCCCGTTCTCGGTCAGCGAGGTCCTCGAAGGGGTCGTGCAGATGGTCCGCCCGATCGCCGAGGAGAAGGGTCTCTCCGTCAAGTTCGCGTTGCCGTCCACGGACCAGCGGATCGGGATGCCGATCGCGCTGAGCCGGGTGCTGCTCAACCTGGTGACGAACGCCCTCAAGTTCACGGACAGCGGCAGCGTGGAGGTCTCGACGCGGCCCACCAGTCTGACGCGGCTTGAGTTCTCCGTCAGGGACACGGGCCGCGGGATCCCCGAGGAGGCCCAGTCAGCCCTTTTCCAGCCCTTCCGGCGGAGTCAGGTGCGAGCCGGTCGCTCGGGGTTCTTCTTCTCCGGGACCGGGCTCGGGCTGGCGATGTGCCGGAAGCTGCTCGGGGTCATGGACTCCGAGCTCAAGTTCGAGACGAAGGCGGGTGACGGGACCCGATTCTATTTCGAGTTGGACCTCCCCCCGGTCACGAGGCTGTAA
- a CDS encoding sigma-54-dependent Fis family transcriptional regulator has product MNDPVGFPASNGSPEDGSLVPSEFRATLSVLLIDDERTLRESCRSILSGLGYRVEVASKGEEGIKLLQRRNFDIVLTDLYLNDVTGIEICRAALESSPDTLVIVMTGNPSVASNVEALREGAWDYLPKPFSATHLEIVIGRAAHTVMVARESAPGTEGASVPSDDDAPLGVSPSFTRCLDLARKVAATDASVFITGETGAGKEMIAQFIHRRSRRRARPMVAVNCAALPEGLLESEMFGHVKGAFTGAVRDKAGLLESANGGTMFLDELTEMPKPLQAKLLRVIQDGVVRRVGSNSTSSVVNVRFIAASNRDPDAAVRDGVLREDLYYRLRVVPILLPSLRDRPEDIALLASHFLRTYWRQHRGGETRPPTLTDEALRALQSYPWPGNVRELQNAIEHTVVLVEPGKQVRAADIPLHEASRTTAAAPPAAPVDDGMSDLLQESYHVARERVIAQFERRYLEELVRSADGNMSKAARLAGVDRTTLYRLMERHGLQRDAVVSSPKS; this is encoded by the coding sequence GTGAACGACCCCGTCGGTTTCCCCGCCTCGAATGGCTCGCCTGAGGACGGTTCTCTCGTACCAAGCGAGTTCCGCGCCACGCTGAGCGTGCTGCTCATCGATGACGAGCGGACGCTTCGCGAGAGCTGCCGCTCGATCCTCTCCGGGCTCGGGTACCGTGTCGAAGTGGCATCCAAGGGCGAGGAGGGCATCAAGCTCCTCCAGCGCCGCAACTTCGACATCGTCCTCACCGACCTCTATCTGAACGACGTCACCGGCATCGAGATCTGCCGGGCCGCCCTCGAGTCCTCGCCTGACACCCTCGTCATCGTGATGACCGGCAATCCGTCGGTCGCCTCCAACGTCGAGGCCCTTCGCGAAGGGGCCTGGGACTACCTCCCCAAGCCCTTCTCCGCGACCCATCTCGAGATCGTCATCGGACGGGCGGCCCACACCGTCATGGTGGCGAGGGAGTCCGCGCCCGGCACCGAGGGCGCCTCAGTCCCCAGCGACGATGACGCCCCACTCGGCGTCTCCCCGAGCTTCACCCGTTGCCTCGATCTCGCCCGGAAGGTCGCCGCCACCGACGCGTCGGTCTTCATCACCGGTGAGACCGGTGCCGGCAAGGAGATGATCGCCCAGTTCATCCACCGCCGGAGCCGCCGTCGGGCGCGCCCGATGGTCGCGGTGAACTGCGCCGCGCTCCCCGAGGGACTCCTCGAGTCCGAGATGTTCGGGCACGTCAAGGGCGCCTTCACCGGCGCGGTGCGCGACAAGGCCGGCCTGCTCGAGTCGGCCAACGGCGGCACGATGTTCCTCGACGAACTCACGGAGATGCCGAAGCCGCTCCAGGCCAAGCTCCTCCGCGTCATCCAGGATGGCGTCGTGCGGCGCGTCGGCAGCAACTCGACCAGTTCGGTGGTCAACGTCCGTTTCATTGCGGCCTCCAATCGCGACCCGGATGCCGCGGTCCGCGACGGCGTCCTGCGCGAGGACCTCTACTACCGCCTGCGCGTCGTCCCGATCCTCCTCCCGTCGCTCCGGGACCGGCCCGAGGACATCGCCCTGCTGGCGAGCCATTTCCTTCGCACGTACTGGCGGCAGCACCGCGGCGGTGAGACCCGTCCGCCCACGCTCACCGACGAAGCGTTGCGCGCCCTCCAGTCGTACCCGTGGCCGGGCAACGTCCGCGAGCTACAGAACGCCATCGAGCACACCGTCGTGCTCGTCGAGCCCGGCAAGCAGGTGCGGGCGGCCGACATCCCGTTGCACGAGGCCTCCCGCACGACGGCCGCGGCACCGCCGGCGGCGCCCGTCGACGACGGCATGAGCGATCTCCTGCAGGAGAGCTATCATGTCGCCCGCGAGCGCGTCATCGCGCAGTTCGAGCGACGCTATCTCGAGGAGCTCGTCCGCTCCGCCGACGGCAACATGTCCAAGGCCGCGCGCCTCGCGGGCGTCGACCGGACCACGCTCTACCGACTCATGGAGCGCCACGGCCTCCAGCGGGACGCCGTCGTCAGCTCGCCGAAGAGCTGA
- a CDS encoding glycosyltransferase yields MTTWLVVLAVCLFVGVYSYALYPALLVLAAKLRNTPAVRHDDPPVWPTVSITLPAYNAQATLRPVLEALVRVDYPRERRQILVVSDGSTDATDDLVREYADRGVELLRIEGRLGKTEIENRAFASLKGEIVVNTDASVTIDPQAVKELVRALNDPGVGVASGRDVSVASVGSTPHVGGEAAYVGYEMWVRDLETAVEGIIGSSGCLYAIRAPLHRRELPGHLSRDFSSALWARLNGMRAVSVKSAICFVPRAASMRIEYRRKIRTMSRGIQTLFYHGRLLDPIRYGAFAWMLWSHKLVRWLVPWALAGAGIATGAIAAHASAAASPLAPWALAAFIATVGGIGLGALGWWWPSTHPPRLASMAAYFVSGSWAGLVAWKRALADQRAPTWDPTPRALTKG; encoded by the coding sequence ATGACCACCTGGCTCGTCGTCCTCGCCGTCTGCCTGTTCGTCGGCGTCTACTCCTACGCGCTCTACCCGGCACTCCTCGTCCTCGCGGCGAAGCTGCGGAACACGCCCGCGGTCCGGCACGACGACCCGCCGGTGTGGCCGACGGTGAGCATCACCCTGCCGGCGTACAACGCGCAGGCGACGTTGCGTCCCGTGCTCGAAGCGCTGGTGCGGGTGGACTATCCGCGCGAGCGACGCCAGATCCTCGTCGTCTCCGATGGGTCGACCGACGCGACGGACGACCTCGTGCGCGAGTACGCCGACCGAGGCGTCGAGCTGCTGCGGATCGAGGGCCGTCTCGGGAAGACGGAGATCGAGAACCGCGCCTTCGCCTCGCTCAAGGGGGAGATCGTGGTGAACACCGACGCATCGGTGACCATCGATCCGCAGGCGGTGAAGGAGCTGGTCCGCGCGCTCAACGACCCTGGCGTGGGGGTCGCCTCGGGACGCGACGTCTCGGTCGCGTCCGTCGGCTCCACACCGCACGTCGGCGGCGAGGCCGCGTATGTGGGCTACGAGATGTGGGTGCGGGACCTCGAGACCGCCGTGGAAGGGATCATCGGTTCATCGGGCTGCCTGTATGCCATCCGTGCGCCGCTCCACCGTCGCGAGTTGCCGGGCCACCTCAGTCGTGACTTCTCGTCCGCGCTCTGGGCGCGGCTCAACGGGATGCGGGCGGTGTCGGTGAAGTCCGCGATCTGCTTCGTGCCGCGCGCGGCGAGCATGCGCATCGAATACCGGCGCAAGATCCGGACGATGAGCCGCGGGATCCAGACGCTCTTCTACCACGGCCGGTTGCTCGACCCGATCCGCTACGGCGCGTTCGCGTGGATGCTCTGGAGCCACAAGCTGGTGCGATGGCTCGTGCCGTGGGCACTGGCGGGGGCGGGCATCGCGACCGGCGCGATCGCCGCGCACGCGAGCGCCGCCGCCTCACCCCTGGCGCCGTGGGCGCTTGCCGCCTTCATCGCGACCGTCGGAGGGATCGGACTCGGGGCGCTCGGCTGGTGGTGGCCGTCGACGCATCCGCCCCGGCTCGCCTCGATGGCGGCCTACTTCGTGTCGGGGAGCTGGGCCGGACTCGTGGCGTGGAAGCGCGCGCTCGCGGACCAGCGCGCACCGACGTGGGACCCGACGCCGCGGGCGCTCACCAAGGGGTGA
- a CDS encoding amino acid adenylation domain-containing protein yields the protein MHSHPSLHALLDTVAARRGTAPAIEDPPTGSLTYAELAQLSDRVRDRLVALGVRRGDRVGFYLHKSIDAVTGFFGAMKAGAAYVPVDPGAPAWRCAYILNDCSVKAAIIEQEYVAGFTEQVKALGGTVPPLIVLDGAGGGGPLRAALDRLDGERPAPATASVACGADDLAYILYTSGSTGKPKGVMLTHGNALAYVDWCSTVFAVSETDRFSSHAPLHFDLSILDLYLCFKHGATLVLIGSEVGREPQGLAHLIAERRISVWYSAPSILSALAQFGKLDRLDFSALRIVFFAGEVFPVKFLRLLKTFWTRPTYYNLYGPTETNVCTWHEIPPVVPDDRTEPYPIGKVCANLEGKVVDEEGRDLPPRAEGELCITGTNVMQGYWNLSDQTLKAFLVDEAGRRWYRTGDIVVLDERDDYVYVGRRDRMVKRRGHRVELNEIESGLYRHADIKEAAVVALKSEDGVRIRAFVAPKDGATLGIIGLKRFSAEHLPSSMVPDDFVLLPALPKTSTDKVDYQRLKDL from the coding sequence ATGCACTCACATCCGTCACTCCACGCGCTGCTCGACACCGTCGCGGCCCGGAGGGGGACTGCCCCTGCCATCGAGGACCCGCCGACCGGGAGCCTCACCTACGCCGAACTCGCCCAGCTGTCGGACCGCGTCCGCGACCGGCTCGTCGCCCTCGGGGTCCGTCGCGGCGATCGCGTCGGGTTCTACCTGCACAAGTCGATCGACGCCGTCACGGGCTTCTTCGGCGCGATGAAGGCCGGTGCGGCGTACGTCCCGGTCGATCCGGGCGCGCCGGCGTGGCGATGCGCCTACATCCTCAACGACTGCTCGGTGAAGGCCGCGATCATCGAGCAGGAGTACGTGGCCGGCTTCACTGAGCAGGTGAAGGCGCTCGGCGGGACCGTCCCGCCGCTGATCGTGCTCGACGGCGCCGGTGGCGGCGGCCCGCTGCGGGCCGCCCTCGACCGGCTCGACGGGGAGCGACCGGCGCCGGCGACGGCCAGCGTCGCCTGTGGCGCGGACGACCTCGCGTACATCCTCTACACGTCGGGCTCGACGGGCAAGCCGAAGGGCGTGATGCTCACGCATGGCAATGCCCTCGCGTACGTCGACTGGTGCAGCACCGTGTTCGCCGTCTCGGAGACCGACCGGTTCAGTTCGCACGCACCGCTTCACTTCGACCTCTCGATCCTCGACCTCTACCTGTGCTTCAAGCACGGCGCGACGCTCGTGCTCATCGGATCGGAGGTGGGACGCGAGCCGCAGGGCCTGGCGCATCTCATCGCCGAGCGACGGATCAGCGTCTGGTACTCGGCGCCGTCGATCCTGTCGGCGCTCGCGCAGTTCGGCAAGCTCGACCGCCTCGACTTCAGCGCGCTGCGGATCGTCTTCTTCGCCGGCGAGGTCTTCCCGGTGAAGTTCCTGCGGCTCCTGAAGACCTTCTGGACGCGCCCGACGTACTACAACCTGTACGGGCCAACGGAGACGAACGTCTGCACCTGGCACGAGATCCCGCCGGTCGTGCCGGACGACCGGACCGAGCCGTATCCGATCGGGAAGGTCTGTGCGAACCTCGAGGGCAAGGTCGTGGACGAGGAGGGGCGCGACCTGCCGCCCCGCGCCGAGGGCGAGCTCTGCATCACCGGCACGAACGTCATGCAGGGATACTGGAACCTCTCGGACCAGACGCTGAAGGCCTTCCTCGTGGACGAGGCTGGACGGCGCTGGTACCGCACGGGCGACATCGTGGTCCTCGACGAGCGCGACGACTACGTTTACGTCGGGCGCCGCGACCGCATGGTGAAGCGTCGTGGGCATCGCGTGGAGCTCAACGAGATCGAGTCGGGGCTCTATCGCCACGCGGACATCAAGGAAGCGGCCGTCGTGGCGCTCAAGTCGGAGGACGGGGTGCGGATCCGCGCCTTCGTCGCGCCGAAGGACGGCGCGACGCTGGGGATCATCGGGCTGAAGCGGTTCAGCGCCGAGCACCTGCCGTCCTCGATGGTGCCCGACGATTTCGTGCTGTTGCCCGCGCTCCCCAAGACCTCGACCGACAAGGTCGACTACCAGCGACTCAAGGATCTGTAA